The DNA window GGCATCGACCGCCATGGCTGGGGGCACCACGAAATTTTCCAGTTTAAAGGGGAATTTCAAAATCAAAAAAGGTGTCATTCGTTCCGATGATCTGACGCTGGTGGCCGATGGGGGCACCGGGCAGGGAAAAATGGTGCTTAATTTGCCGCTCTGGTGGATTGATACCAATGCCAATTTCCGGCTTTCGGGCAATGCCAAGGCCCCGCCTTTTGGCATTGCCATTCGGGGCAATCTGGATGCGCCCGCCCGAATTTTGAAAATGAACGCCCTTCAAAATTGGCTCAGTGCCCAGGGCGCCGCCAGCGTGCTGCGAAGCCTGCTGAAGGTTCGCAAAAAAACACAGCCCAAAACTGCCCCCCAAACACAGCCCGCAACCGGGACCCAGCCGGCGCCTCAGCCGCCCGCCACACAACCGGCACCAAAGGCCGATCCGCGCGATTTATTCTTGCGCGGCATTCTGGATATTTTGAAAAAACAGTAATCCCGCCGGGATGATCGCCCTGCGCGGTTTGGTTCAGGCGGATTTTAGCCGAGCCAGAACATAAAGCCTGAGCGCGCTGGATAGGTTGGGCGGCGGATCGTCTGATGGGGTGGCGGCCATTCGGGCCTGATCGATTTCTGTGACCAATTGCGCGATGGATTTTTTGTCATCGATCGCGGCGCGTTTGATCTCTGCCCAGAATTCATCTTCGATAGAAATCGATGTGTCATGGCCGTTGATGCGAATGCCGTGGCGACGCAAACCCATGGGCCTAGGCTTTTTTCTTTTTCCGGGCCACCCGGTCCAGAAATGCAACCATGACCTTGATGGCCTCAGTCAGGTTCTGTTCTTCGGTGCGCCCGGATAGTTTGCGTGGCTTGAATGAATGTTCGCCATCGCCCAGATAATGCAGTTTTATTTTACGGTCGAGCCCAAAGCCCTTGATCTCGTCGCGGGTGCCAAACGGGTCGCGCTCACCCTGGACAATCAGGGCAGGGGTTTTGATTTTTTTAAGATGATCGGTGCGCACGCGGTCGGGTTTTCCCGGCGCGTGAAACGGATAGCCAAGACAGATCAGCCCGCGCACGCCCAAATCATCGGCCCCCATAGATGCGATGCGCCCGCCCATGGATTTACCGCCGATCACCAGATTGTCTGGGCCCAGTTGTTTGGCCACGTCTTCGAAGGTCTGGATCAAGACAGGCGCGCGATCGGGGGGGCGTTTTTTGCCATCCACCCGGCGCTTTTGCATATAGGGGAATTCAAACCGGGCAACGCGGTAACCACCATCCCCAACGCCTTTGGCGATGGTGGTCATAAAGATGTGATCCATGGGCGCACCGGCACCATGGGCCAGCGCCAATGTCAGGGGGGCATCTTTCGGGCCGGTATACAGGAACTTCAACGAACTACGCCTTGCCGGTGACAGACAGGGCAGCAAAGAAATCATTGCCCTTGTCATCGACAACAATAAAGGCCGGGAAATCGACCACGTCAATTTTCCACACCGCTTCCATGCCCAATTCCGGATACTCCAGAACCTCTACCTTTTTAATGCAATCTTGTGCCAATCGTGCAGCGGGCCCGCCGGTCGATCCCAGATAAAACCCGTGATGGGTTTTGCAGGCGTTTGTCACCTGTGGTGATCGGTTGCCCTTGGCCAGCATGATCATAGAGCCACCATTTTTCTGGAATTGTTCGACATAGGAATCCATGCGCCCCGCCGTGGTTGGGCCAAACGCACCCGATGCCATGCCTTTGGGTGTTTTGGCAGGGCCTGCGTAATAGACCGGATGGTCTTTCATGTATTGCGGCATGGGATCGCCCGCATCTAGGCGTTCTTTAATTTTGGCATGGGCAATATCGCGCGCGACCACCAATGGCCCGCTCAGCGACAACCGGGTTTTGACCGGGTGTTTTGACAGTTCCGCCAAAATATCGGCCATGGGTGCGGCCAGGTCGATCTTCACCACGTCGCCCGAAAGCGTGCTTTCATCAATGTCTGGCATGAAGCGGGCGGGATCGGTTTCCAATTGTTCCAGAAACACGCCTTCTGCGGTGATACGGCCCAAAACCTGTCGGTCGGCAGAACAGCTGACGCCAATGCCCACCGGGCAGCTGGCCCCGTGGCGGGGCAGGCGGATGACGCGCACATCGTGGCAGAAATATTTGCCGCCAAATTGTGCGCCGATGCCGTTTTGCTGGGACAGTTTTAAAACCTGTTCTTCCAAATCCCGGTCCCGAAACGCGTGGCCGTCTTCGCTGCCCGTATCGGGCAACCCATCCAGATAATGGGTGGATGCCAGCTTCACCGTTTTCATGGTCAATTCTGCGGAAGTGCCGCCAATGACAATTGCCAGATGATAGGGCGGGCAGGCGGCAGTCCCCAATGTCTTCATCTTTTCGTCGATAAATTTCAACAGGCTTTCGGGGTTCAACAACGCCTTGGTTTCTTGATAGAGGAAACTTTTGTTGGCCGAACCACCGCCCTTGGCGACGAACAGGAAATCATAGGCATCACCCGTCGTCCCATACAGGTCGATCTGGGCGGGAAGGTTGGTGCCGGTATTGACCTCTTCATACATGCTAAGCGGCGCCAATTGGGAATAGCGTAAATTATCTTCGGCATAGGTTTTGGCAATGCCTTCGGCCATGCGGGCTTCGTCATCGCCAGCCGTCATAACCCGGTGGCCGCGCTTGGCCATAACAATGGCCGTGC is part of the Rhodospirillales bacterium genome and encodes:
- a CDS encoding fumarate hydratase; amino-acid sequence: MTNFTHHKMFPLAPQDTPWRKLTSDFVKTGTYNGEPVLEVDGQALTLLAKEAFFDIAHYLRSEHLGQIAKIFDDDEASDNDRFVAYELLKNASIAAGGVLPMCQDTGTAIVMAKRGHRVMTAGDDEARMAEGIAKTYAEDNLRYSQLAPLSMYEEVNTGTNLPAQIDLYGTTGDAYDFLFVAKGGGSANKSFLYQETKALLNPESLLKFIDEKMKTLGTAACPPYHLAIVIGGTSAELTMKTVKLASTHYLDGLPDTGSEDGHAFRDRDLEEQVLKLSQQNGIGAQFGGKYFCHDVRVIRLPRHGASCPVGIGVSCSADRQVLGRITAEGVFLEQLETDPARFMPDIDESTLSGDVVKIDLAAPMADILAELSKHPVKTRLSLSGPLVVARDIAHAKIKERLDAGDPMPQYMKDHPVYYAGPAKTPKGMASGAFGPTTAGRMDSYVEQFQKNGGSMIMLAKGNRSPQVTNACKTHHGFYLGSTGGPAARLAQDCIKKVEVLEYPELGMEAVWKIDVVDFPAFIVVDDKGNDFFAALSVTGKA
- a CDS encoding ribbon-helix-helix domain-containing protein; translation: MGLRRHGIRINGHDTSISIEDEFWAEIKRAAIDDKKSIAQLVTEIDQARMAATPSDDPPPNLSSALRLYVLARLKSA
- a CDS encoding alpha/beta hydrolase, with the protein product MISLLPCLSPARRSSLKFLYTGPKDAPLTLALAHGAGAPMDHIFMTTIAKGVGDGGYRVARFEFPYMQKRRVDGKKRPPDRAPVLIQTFEDVAKQLGPDNLVIGGKSMGGRIASMGADDLGVRGLICLGYPFHAPGKPDRVRTDHLKKIKTPALIVQGERDPFGTRDEIKGFGLDRKIKLHYLGDGEHSFKPRKLSGRTEEQNLTEAIKVMVAFLDRVARKKKKA